The sequence below is a genomic window from Cicer arietinum cultivar CDC Frontier isolate Library 1 chromosome 6, Cicar.CDCFrontier_v2.0, whole genome shotgun sequence.
tttatttcctaataacatatctacaatgtatttctttacatttactGGATCGAGTTTGCACATCGacagcttatgcggagacaagaatgagtatttatttgacaatttcctcgtgcacacgaccttctcatacaaaaaccttcaatgaaaattttaaactagattaattaccaatacatttaattaattacaaataaatgcaattaaaaatattttttaccttatgtacaagcacAGGACAGTAACACtaagctccttatggttgagaagttcgtatatgtgctcctttttGAGAAattcatcatactcatctccgaatatagctttattcatcGGTATGATGCGCGAATCGTCGTTGCTGTCCATGTTATgttttacttggatgtcaagacacgccccgtgtttagcaaggcgtggctgacttattttaggaacatgggcagcagcgaccgattttcctcGATCCAATTTTCTTGCTGCAATTTTGGCAGCTCTATTACCCTCCAATGTTGGAGGTTTGCTGGCTCTTTTTGGCTGTACGAGTGGTTTATTTAATTGgatctacaaaaatgaggttaaatgttagtttattgaatctgaaaaaatgacaaaccttagggaataaatgtgacaaaccttttcgggagatgtaactgatttgtttctgagaatctttttttcgagggcaacaaggtgggTGGGCCATGCCACATAGCTACCAATAGCTTCGCCCAATAActgcatatctccatcgttgtctgGTATCGGCAACGGtacagttggttcgaaagcaacaacaggtgatactttgacatggctcGTAGGGATCagagtattgtgcaatacttctcccgaagtattgtacaattttccttttcccaccttccgatGAGTAGGCGAGGACAAGTGTAgcacacatgtagtgacaccctaaatcaaatagttaaaacataagtacgattaatatataagtttgtttaatacataagtaattacataatcaagcaagtaattaattacctcgggaatacttttgagaccgacgttgcaactcgcgatttcactctccatttgtatttcatgttggagctgatccgggagttgcttgtctttgttcgtattcaccaaaagtgccacttgctctgtaaGAATTTTGAGCTTCtttaatacttcctcgttggaaggtttttggcgcttctcttgagaaaaatacattttgagagttacgccaaatcctttccccctaacccgaccggaatactcagggacattaaacactttacccagaatgtccctgcaagtatccttgttgccctcttgtgtttcagaactttgttcgataatctcctaaaatacatgtaggattaaaaaagataagttcaatagtatttttaaaatacaatattaaaaagtgttcaagtgatattaaagtgataatgttacttacacaaagttctactaattttttgacattttcattatcaacaactCCGTCTTTATTAACACACACTTCCTTCCATAAtctatgacgacccaagggttgatcggcttgggtgtcttctcgctattcgttaagatcataaacaaaataatacaaattagttacacactatagtttataatacaaattacttcattatataaaagtgatgtttaattacttacaatttgttgttcaaggcgtgcatatcccatacgtgatttcttgtatgggtgttttgggttgcttgcccgttcgcgatttgccgtactaatattctatataaaaaaaaaattgcaattgtgtaaaaatttaaaatacgctacgaatatgaataataaaacacaaatgctaataaattaataacttacgacaaacgccgggtcagaacgtttggaaacaaatgcactccattcatcctttgatatataatgttgatatatctttggaggttcagcatttgtgtttccttctctatcttttagatagaaatttgagagatgggatctaaatccacgatggattttcccagcaactctcaaaacatatgactttcgttcctcatcaagaacaaaagtggtctgcaatgaaaacaattataagtaatgtattttacagaaaaaaaattataaatgacaaaagagtagatcaaaatatttacttgaatgtcattccagatgatatctttggcatccttcaacgccttatctctccagttgtctattgttattgggacattttgacgaacaacagccccaatgtagcttacaaacatggagctgttggggtcaactggctgaccactctcgttccagccaacctaataaactcatatagtaagtacatgccctaaaccctaaaaaaagataaaaaaacacacagcaaacagagtatatatagtatacctcaaatttaatgccactgctccgtgctttaatcaccctttgcatgatagttgcaccacgtttgacttctttttcgtaagtcttagaggtgccaacttcttcattttgaacttctaaatctttgtttgtatccatttaactacaacaagttcaacatgcactttagtataacatcaacaagctcaacatggatcatgcattattataaacaaactcaacatgtatcagtatatcttaaaaaagctcaacatgcattctaatgattacaaaaatttaataacatcaatacctgaataatgatggttcgaagaaagacgaaatgcaaagaaaagagggtttgcagaaagttcacagaaatatggttcacagaaatacggtttgaagaaatacgtaatgagggttacgtatttcaatgaaaatatattgtgtgaaatgggagagatgatcttggatggaaataaggttcgaaatgaaggagatgatcgtggaaataaggttcgtaatggacgggatgatagggtttgcaaaagaagagaagaacgatgaaggttgagatgatagtgaagtttacgtaatgaagaggaaactgaagtggttactgttatatatacgtaacccttttacaacgcttttttataacccttttacagcgcttgtttgaaaagcgctctaaaaggcgttttatttaaatttttaaaaggctcttttacagcgcttttacgaataagcgctgtaaaagaccttcgtgttttattatgttatatgaatgtttttttaaagccttttcaacgctttttcaaataagcgctgtaaaaggctttaaaaataccaagttcatgtaacaatgagtgttttatatttatcaaataaaccaaacacaaaaataaaataaagagacattttacagcgcttatttgaaaaagcgctgtaaaaggctttaaaaataacattcatcagacacctaacagGACCTTATCTAAcaggattttcttcaaacacgTTGTAcacatcatgggaatccccaaaaacacattgttaacaaaaacatcagactcaacatagtagtaactggtcaccacaaaaatcccttcctcttcaccaaactcttctccttttatgcatcttcttcacaaacatcaaagcttactctttcacaattcaatctccacctcaacaccctttttatctctttacattctctttccttcttaaatcgaaacttaattggtattcaggatcattgccatgttgcgaaaaatgggtttgtgtctggtgtttttggggattcccatgatgcgtacaaggtgtttgaagaaatgggtttgtgtctgatgttttttggattcccatgatgcgtacaaggtgtttgaagaaatgggtttgtgtctgatgttttttggattcccatgatgcgtacaaggtgtttgaagaaattaggtgtctgatgaatattatttttaaagcttttttacagcgctttgtcaaataagcgctgtaaaatgtcttttttactcactttcaaaagagtcgtttacagcgctttgtgtgaaaagcgctgtaaaaggtataaaacactcattattttatttttaaaaggatcttttacagcgctttttaagataagcgctgtaaaatgtctctttattttatttttgtgtttggtttatttgggttgggatgacattaaaaacatttttatcattgtttattggattaaaaatattgttatcattgtctttatcacaatactttaggagatgatgaattattagaaatgagtattctgaagaatctatatatatatatgcactgagcaaaagagaatctctctattcagttcagttcagttcatgtaaattactaatttatattcagttcagttcatgtaaatcaagctaaatataaaacactcattgttacatgaacttggtataaaacactcaaatcaagctaaatataagcagaaaataaattaatcagaaaataaattaatcagaacttagtataaaacactcaattcagattacatgcatatttacaataacacagttcagattacatgcatagcttatataaaacaattaaacatatatatacattaagatgcccttcttcttttcctggtgacattcacatttgtttgtccatttacaatacgaaacgatggattaatccaaattccctcatcatgatcatctctaagatataaaccatcatcagttgaatcaatttcatgtggttgttgtgatgttgcaaataaaagatcattaccaacatcttcatcattattgttatcatcacttattttattggtcgataggacaacagaccatttatcattagaaggatcagtgacataaaacacttgttgagcttgcgacgctaaaataaaaggctcgtctttgtatcccaccctattaaaatcgacaagcaagaatcctgactcatcaatccgaacgccattattattatcgacccacttgcaaccaaatatgggaacacgaaacattgtgtagtctaactcccatatgcgctcgataaccccaaaatatgatagatttgcatatattgggtttttgtcttttgcacttgagacatgcatcgcttcagctacgagagtgactccactattttgcatagtggtctgatcatcttgttctttggtataaaatgtgtagccgttaataacataaccagtgtaagaaaagacatgtaagctcggaccatttgctagccacctcaatctatttgaaattgatccggggtctatatcaaattttgacattatgtgattttttaaccatgttacaaaacttcgattgtgctctcgagttatccaattttgattcctattcatgttcaaacgagataactgaatcattgtgcagaacatacacttgtgcctgctcccattctgtccttgatatagttagtagtctccttccaattatcccttctcctgatattcttcccgaatgacgagacatgggaagccctatggattcaacattggacagatattcagtacaaaattcagcagcctcttcaacaatgtaccgctcagcaatacaaccttcagcaatacaaccttctggtcgacttctactttttacgtacccttttaatattttcatatatcgttctatcggatacatccatctcatataagctggcccacaaagttgtgtctccttaaccagatgaacagtaaggtgaaccattatatcaaaaaacgagggtgggaaatacatttcaagctcacacaaagtaacaacaatttccctctgcaatgtcggtaatttctgagggtcgatcactttactacaaatttccctgaagaagaaacataatctagttaaggctagtcgaactttttcaggtaaaatggaacgtatacctattggtagcaaatgctccattataatatgacaatcatgggtcttcaaaccttttaacttgaggtctttcatacaaaccaaatttttaatgtttgaagagcatccttctggaactttaacttcgtgtagaaatttacataaaacaattttttcctttctagatagagtatgagcggctagaggtagatatgtgcgatttcctttctttacgggacccaattcttttcttattcccatatcgcccaagtccaatcttgcgttgatgccatctttagactttcctggaacattaaGTAATGttccaataacactatcaaatacatttttttcaatatgcatcacatcgaggaaatgtcttatatacaatgacttccaatatggcaattcaaagaaaattgactttttcttccacccagttttgaccagctctcccgcaaaaggtttgccaaatttattggtcaaaccttgtactttttcaagtatttgatctccagtcggtgctaaaggagctttaccttcctctgattttccattgaatgcatttctccacccacgatactgatgactataaggtaaaaatctacgatgtccaagaaacacattcttcttacaatgtttcaaccgcatccaatttgtactctcttcacatataggacatgcacattgacctttaatgctatatcctgataggACATGCACATATACCAAAATCACatgccacgtgctatgtgagatgctttgaagaccgtgtggattcattccatcagtagaaagtgcaagtcttagatttcttgactctatcccgaattcaNNNNNNNNNNNNNNNNNNNNNNNNNNNNNNNNNNNNNNNNNNNNNNNNNNNNNNNNNNNNNNNNNNNNNNNNNNNNNNNNNNNNNNNNNNNNNNNNNNNNNNNNNNNNNNNNNNNNNNNNNNNNNNNNNNNNNNNNNNNNNNNNNNNNNNNNNNNNNNNNNNNNNNNNNNNNNNNNNNNNNNNNNNNNNNNNNNNNNNNNNNNNNNNNNNNNNNNNNNNNNNNNNNNNNNNNNNNNNNNNNNNNNNNNNNNNNNNNNNNNNNNNNNNNNNNNNNNNNNNNNNNNNNNNNNNNNNNNNNNNNNNNNNNNNNNNNNNNNNNNNNNNNNNNNNNNNNNNNNNNNNNNNNNNNNNNNNNNNNNNNNNNNNNNNNNNNNNNNNNNNNNNNNNNNNNNNNNNNNNNNNNNNNNNNNNNNNNNNNNNNNNNNNNNNNNNNNNNNNNNNNNNNNNNNNNNNNNNNNNNNNNNNNNNNNNNNNNNNNNNNNNNNNNNNNNNNNNNNNNNNNNNNNNNNNNNNNNNNNNNNNNNNNNNNNNNNNNNNNNNNNNNNNNNNNNNNNNNNNNNNNNNNNNNNNNNNNNNNNNNNNNNNNNNNNNNNNNNNNNNNNNNNNNNNNNNNNNNNNNcagacatccatttcctatccatattatacgacctatataaatgcagttacaaaaataataagctttcaaaacatatcaacaagtttcaaaaagaaatcaatatcaacatatctaataacaatttcaaaacagaaaagatttcaaaacagagcaggtcaacaaatttaaaaaaaaaagagatttaatatatatataacaatttttagttttcaattattaaaaaactaaagattttttgacaaaaacaaatcaaaaaatacctgagacaacgtataTGGCTGCACAatacgtagaggatatgagggttcccagagtagaggtgatgagggttcgtaaatttgttttaaaagtaaattatatttatttgaaagcgcctgttttttacagcgcttgtacaaaaagcgttgtaataggtagttaaattgattgaaagcgcatgtattttacagcgcttgtaaaaaaagcgccGTAATAgatagttcaaatatttgaaagcgcatgtattttacagcgcttgtacaaaaagcgctgtaatatgtagttaaattgattgaaagcgcatgtattttacagcgcttgtgaaagaAGCATTGTAAAATAATACGTGAAAGCGCTTCATTTTGCAGCGCTTTtgcaaaaagcgctgtaaaatccttttAACATTATGagcaaacgctatatgaccctacaacagcgcttttttcacagcgcttgtcaaaaaagcgctgtaaaaggctccgttatttttaaaatatacttacaaCAGTGCTTGtatttagcaagcgctgtaaaaggagcgctattaaatcctatttttggcgtagtgtgaATAGAGGTTGGCAGGTAGCTATAAAATCttatgttagtatttttttttataataattttcgTTTGTGAGAGAGGTTTTCTATTTGTGGAATTTAATTTGCGGTAGGATTATGAAGAGGCTGCAAGGATTCATTCATGCCTCGATGAAATGTTTTGAAGAGGAAGTGTTGGTTCTGCATTTACAGAGGTTGCTGAAAGTATAAATTATTGTTGAGAGATTTTTGCTATCTCTTTTGTTACTCATCTTTGATTTTAATCATTTGATTGTGGTATTGCATTAATTGCTATTCCAGTTTTAAATCTGATAATGATTAAATGTTTTGTTCCATTGTTGATATTGACATGTCTTAAGCATAGACTGAAGCATAGGCTGGAGGTGAAGGGAAAACCTTACAGGCTAAAGGAGTgagtaatttaaaattgaattggaTGTATTGTGTTTAGGTTGTAGAAAATTGCAATATAGATGCTTTTTCTATTTTCGATGATGTTGTCAATTAGTAATctatgtatttgatttttgtttgagttaagAATTTGATCTGTTTACTTTACTGATAGGAAATATTTGTGAGTAGTAATATGTAAGCAATTTGTAACTAACAGATTGGTtataatctattataatatattaaaatagactcatACGTCTTGTTCCGACATGTCATCAAATATTGTGCTCCTTCATTCAAATATTGTCATCTCTCAATGTGATGTGGCACATCTAACAAACACTATTccactttctttttattttattcttgcaATTTGCATTAGCACATTTTTTTACTTTAGcacacattttattattatagtttttgcatataatattttgtggaaatattcatatgtcatgagttacaaattacaatacaataaatatgagTTATTTGATACTGATTACTCCTCCATCATTATTGATAACGGTTATTCTTATGATTTTAActctaaattaatatattaagtcATTTTAATGATTTCTTAAGAAATACATACATACTATAACTAATGGaagttattttatatgttgaaataggaagacaatgacatatATGATTAGTCCACTCTTTTTGCATGATACTTTCAAACTTTTTTCcttttagataaacaaaaaatgtgataatttttacattttttttttaatttacatcaTTGAGCTTGAATTCAGTTTATATGCATTGATATATTTGTGATCAATTGTTATTGTTGACATTTGGTCCAAATACATAACTTTTTTGTCCAAATTgtgcttatatttcattatatagtATATTATGTGTCATTCAATGTATTTGTCGGATATAtgttgaaacttgaaacatGTTTCTAACACAAAGCACATCCCTTGAATTTCAGTGAGACTGAAAGTTTTCACCCCATCTTTagatatacgcgacagtcgaggtaaacatgtgttgcatggtagctcccgacatttagagtgctacctccaagtcacctaggaattctccacccgaatacctccaaggtctaacaatcttgccttaaggctcaacagcagaccgccacaatcaggttcattcagttgtacttccccgaaatcactaggcttgtcaggccttacctatatgatgacaaaataatctctacttcacaaattctcaatatttattttctcccttcgttggcctatggtactccattaagaccgtcatctcaaacacaaattagaatcacaattatttcatcaactatggggttacttcaatattctcatcacaaattataatatcactatcattaatcacacatcatcacaatcttataccATCATTCTCATCAagcatacatcatcacatagacttatcaaATATGGTTTCCATTTCAACTAACTTCTCAAACAATATGCTACAAGTTTTACTCttcttaaaaaatgtttaaatctTAACCATAATTACTCTATCGATTTCACATAAGTTAGATAGATAGTGAAACACTTAAAATATTTCACCTTTAGGAAATACAAACAGAAACACATATAACATTTCAGTGACATGCAGTCacttaagttttttatttgaaaagaaaacTAATGTGTATAATCTAATTgaaataagacaaatattttcaaatatagttCAAACAAACTCAAAGTCTTACTTAATTTCAAAGTCTGATACAAAAGATTCATTTATAGAACTCAATAAATAGTTCTAGGTCCTTATCAAATCAGACAATATAGAACAATTAAGATACTAACACaacaaacttatttatttaagcaAGTTACTTAGGAGATCAAACAAacttaattgaatatttaatttaagtatacACCTCCAAACTAATATCCACACCACATAAACAATTATCAACATTCAACATTGATACCACATAAGACTCATAATCACTCAAAATTGTATAAGAGATGAACAagatttttaactatttcaaaaataaaattaacaagtatttctaacaataataacatCAGGTTATTGCCACCTCTTTTATCGACGATGaatcatcggggtagctagtccctcttATTCATGTAGTCAACTAATTAATGTAATCATAACtgtagtcattcaaattcaaatataggtaattaaaagtatcattaatgtggttcaggagtgcgaaggcggcgccgcaactcctactccttacttcaagtcaAAAATTCACTTAGTTACACATtcacattaatttatttgtaacttACAAGTAGTAACAACAACACttacatcaatatataatcaatagttcaatttaagcaatataaaactattttactttTAGATGCTCTCGACGAATCTAACTCTACACACtaattcccaacaattagaacacttccaacacaaacaatttaatacttacataatcatatacacattcacATGCTTAATCCAAAGATTAGCACCAAAATTTTagttcatctcataactcaaacgatGTAAC
It includes:
- the LOC140920732 gene encoding uncharacterized protein, which produces MAYYDKDYAGDIEDRKSTSNYVFLLRSGVLAGSSKKQPMVTLSTTVAEFIATTFCMCQVVWMRKILENLGHEQSKCTMVGWNESGQPVDPNSSMFVSYIGAVVRQNVPITIDNWRDKALKDAKDIIWNDIQTTFVLDEERKSYVLRVAGKIHRGFRSHLSNFYLKDREGNTNAEPPKIYQHYISKDEWSAFVSKRSDPAFVNISTANRERASNPKHPYKKSRMGYARLEQQIVSN